One window from the genome of Enterobacter asburiae encodes:
- a CDS encoding phosphoethanolamine transferase translates to MNVTLIDTVVTRSRALSPWTGFYFLQSLLINFALGYPFSLLYAVAFTCVLHVLWRAAPRVQKALIGICSLVAALYFPFGQAYGAPNFNTLLALHSTNMEESTEILTIFPWYSYVVGIFIFALGVIAIRRQSGEKKSWGKIEILCLVFSIAVAFVAPIQNIPWDGKLRLINIGYPVFRFVKDVVVNNKEVLDEQARMAELSNMKDTWNVLAVKPKYHTYVVVIGESARRDAMGAFGGHWDNTPFASSVKGTLFTDYVAASGSTQKSLGLTLNRVVDGKPQYQDNFVTLANRAGYQTWWFSNQGQIGEYDTAIASIAKRADEVQFLKNGDFEADKNTKDEALLKMTAQVFATPRTQPQLIVLHLMGSHPQACDRTGGKYAEFVQSKETSCYLYTMTQTDDLLSKLYDQLRNTGDSFSMVYFSDHGLAFKERGKEVQYLAHDDKFQQNFQVPFMVLSSDDKTHRVIKARRSANDFLQFFSQWTGIKAEQIKTAYPFVSNKKAPPVYVTNFKLQKVDYNHLGTDIFDIKSK, encoded by the coding sequence ATGAATGTAACCCTGATAGATACCGTTGTGACCCGCAGCCGGGCCTTAAGCCCGTGGACGGGTTTTTACTTTTTGCAGTCATTACTGATTAACTTTGCGCTGGGTTATCCCTTTAGCCTGCTCTACGCGGTGGCGTTCACCTGCGTTCTGCATGTGCTGTGGCGAGCCGCACCGCGCGTGCAAAAGGCGTTAATCGGGATCTGTTCGCTGGTTGCTGCACTCTATTTCCCGTTTGGCCAGGCTTACGGCGCGCCAAACTTTAATACCCTGCTGGCGCTGCACTCGACCAATATGGAAGAGTCGACGGAGATCTTGACGATCTTCCCGTGGTACAGCTACGTGGTCGGGATCTTTATCTTCGCGTTGGGCGTTATCGCCATCCGCCGTCAGTCGGGCGAGAAAAAATCCTGGGGTAAGATCGAAATACTCTGTCTGGTGTTCAGCATTGCCGTGGCGTTCGTCGCCCCCATCCAGAATATTCCCTGGGACGGTAAGCTAAGGCTCATCAATATCGGCTATCCGGTTTTCCGCTTCGTGAAAGACGTCGTTGTAAATAATAAAGAGGTTCTCGACGAACAGGCGCGCATGGCTGAGCTTTCCAATATGAAAGACACCTGGAACGTGCTGGCCGTTAAGCCGAAATATCACACCTATGTGGTGGTGATTGGCGAAAGTGCACGTCGCGATGCAATGGGAGCCTTCGGCGGACACTGGGATAACACACCGTTTGCCAGTTCGGTCAAAGGCACGCTGTTTACCGATTATGTCGCGGCCAGCGGCTCGACGCAGAAATCGCTCGGCCTGACGCTTAACCGGGTCGTCGACGGCAAACCTCAGTATCAGGATAATTTTGTCACCCTGGCAAACCGCGCGGGTTATCAGACCTGGTGGTTCTCCAATCAGGGGCAAATTGGCGAATACGATACGGCCATCGCCAGTATCGCCAAGCGTGCCGACGAAGTGCAGTTCCTGAAGAACGGCGACTTTGAAGCCGACAAAAACACCAAAGACGAAGCGCTGTTGAAAATGACGGCACAGGTCTTCGCCACGCCGCGCACCCAGCCTCAGCTGATCGTCCTGCACCTGATGGGGTCGCACCCGCAGGCCTGCGATCGGACCGGCGGGAAGTACGCGGAGTTCGTGCAGTCCAAAGAGACGTCTTGCTATCTCTACACCATGACGCAAACCGACGACCTGCTGAGCAAGCTGTACGATCAGCTACGCAATACGGGCGACAGCTTCTCCATGGTCTATTTCTCGGATCACGGGCTGGCGTTTAAAGAGCGTGGTAAAGAGGTGCAGTACCTGGCGCACGATGACAAGTTCCAACAGAACTTCCAGGTGCCGTTTATGGTGCTGTCGAGTGATGATAAAACGCATCGCGTGATTAAAGCGCGTCGTTCGGCAAATGATTTCCTGCAGTTCTTCTCGCAGTGGACGGGGATTAAGGCCGAGCAGATAAAAACGGCTTACCCGTTTGTCTCTAACAAGAAAGCTCCCCCAGTGTACGTTACCAACTTCAAGTTACAGAAAGTTGACTATAACCATCTGGGTACGGATATTTTTGATATTAAGAGTAAGTAG
- the ompX gene encoding outer membrane protein OmpX — protein MKKIACLSALAAVLAVSAGTAVAATSTVTGGYAQSDYQGVMNKANGFNLKYRYEQDNNPLGVIGSFTYTEKDRSENGAYNKGQYYGITAGPAYRLNDWASIYGVVGVGYGKFQQTENLSESRTASNSDYGFSYGAGLQFNPIQDVALDFSYEQSRIRNVDVGTWIAGVGYRF, from the coding sequence ATGAAAAAAATTGCATGTCTTTCAGCACTGGCCGCTGTACTGGCTGTTTCCGCAGGTACCGCTGTAGCTGCTACTTCTACAGTTACTGGTGGTTACGCTCAGAGCGACTATCAGGGCGTGATGAACAAAGCTAACGGTTTCAACCTGAAGTATCGCTACGAGCAGGATAACAACCCACTGGGCGTGATCGGTTCTTTCACCTACACCGAGAAAGATCGTTCTGAAAACGGCGCATACAACAAAGGCCAGTACTACGGTATCACTGCTGGTCCAGCTTACCGTCTGAATGACTGGGCGAGCATCTACGGTGTTGTAGGTGTTGGCTACGGTAAATTCCAGCAGACTGAAAACCTGAGCGAAAGCCGCACTGCAAGCAACAGCGACTACGGTTTCTCCTATGGCGCAGGCCTGCAGTTCAACCCAATCCAGGACGTTGCTCTGGACTTCTCCTATGAGCAGAGCCGTATCCGCAACGTTGACGTTGGCACCTGGATCGCGGGCGTAGGTTACCGCTTCTAA